GCCGGGCAGAGGCTCGGCCCGTGCAGTCCGAGTTGCTGGGCCACCTGACCGGCCGCTTGATTGGCGATCAGGCCCGGGAGAAGATAAGGCCCGGTGGCCAGCGACTTCCGGGAGGCCGCTCGCTTGCTCTCGGCGTGGTAGAGGTCCATCCCGCCGAGCCCCGAGCCGACGACCACCGCCACGCGGCTCCTCGGCAAGTCGGCGTCGAGCTTCGCCTCCAACCCCGATTCGAGCCAGGCCTGGCGGGCAGCCCTCACGCCGAAGTGGACGAACCGAGAGCCGAGCCGGGTGATCGCCGGGTCTTCCTCCGCCGAACCCGGCCCGACGCCCTCGACCAGCCCTGCAATGTCTTGCAAGTAACTGCCCGGATCGAGGCGATCCGGGTGCCGGGCCAACCCGGATTTCCCGGCGACGAGCCCCTGCCAGGTCCGGTCCAGGTCGTTCCCCAGACAGGTCACCGCGGCGTGGCCGACCACCACGATTCGATCCGACATCCCTTGCCTCCCGGTTCCATCCGTCGCCGGGCCTTTGTGTGTGCGAATTCACGCGAAGCACCCGTCGGCCGACCCGTTGCATCCTTGAGCCGTCCCGGTGGTTTGGCCTTCGAATCGCCGATTCCCCAGCGCACCCGAAGCCTCGAACCACCGGCTTGGCCGGTCGACCGAACGAGGGTTCTAACACGAAAGGGTCATTTCGACCATGCAGCTTGTGAAATTTCTCGGACCTGACTCCGAACACCCCGCCGTCGGCCTGATTTCCGGCGATTCCGTCCGCCCTCTCCGCGGTTCCCAACGGATCGCCACCGTCCTGCACGCCGCTGACCCCGCCGCTGAGGTCGACCGCCGCCTCTCCCCGGAATCCGAGGCCCTGCCGATCGCCTCCGTCCGCCTCCTTCCCCCGATCGACGACCACGAGATCTGGGCCGCCGGCGTCACTTATATTCGCTCGAAGGTTGCCCGCGAGGAGGAATCGGAGCAGGGGGGCTCGTTCTACGACCTCGTCTACTCGGCCGACCGCCCCGAACTGTTCTTCAAGGCCACCGCCGACCGCGCCGTCGGCCACCAGGCCCCGATCCGCGTCCGCTCCGACACGAAATGGAGCGTCCCCGAGCCCGAGCTGGCCCTCGTGCTTGACGACACCCTCCGCCTCGTCGGCCTCTCGATCGGCAACGACGTTTCCGCCCGCGACATCGAAGGCCGCAACCCGCTCTATCTTCCCCAGGCCAAGGTTTACGCCGGGTCTTGCTCACTCGGCCCCACCGTCACCCTGTTTTCCAGCCTCTCCAACCCCTCCGATCTCTCGATTACCCTCGACATCCACCGCAACGGCTCCTCCGTCTTTTCCGGGACTACCTCGACCTCTCAGCTTGCCCGCTCGTTCGACGACCTGATCCACTGGCTCGGTCTCGACCAGTCGTTCCCCGACGGCGTCGTCCTGCTGACCGGCACCGGCATCGTCCCGCCGGACGAGTTCACCCTTCACCCTGGGGACGTGGTCCGGATCACCATTGAGGGCCTCGGCACCCTCGAAAACACGGTGGCCGCGCGGTGACCCGCGTCGCACACATCTTGAACGCTCCCGGAGGGTCCAGCCCTTGCATTGTCCAGACCTTCCAGAGCGTTCGATGCTTCCTCGGTCGCGTCTGTTTCTCAAGCACATGAGGAACTGATGCCGTTGAGTTCTGTCGAAGAAATCAAGGTCGCGATCGCCCGGCTCTCTGACGAGGACGTGGCCCGAGTCCGCGAATGGGTTGCGTCCTATGCCGATCGGCTCTGGGATGAAAAGATCAAACGGGATGAACGGG
Above is a genomic segment from Tautonia marina containing:
- a CDS encoding fumarylacetoacetate hydrolase family protein yields the protein MQLVKFLGPDSEHPAVGLISGDSVRPLRGSQRIATVLHAADPAAEVDRRLSPESEALPIASVRLLPPIDDHEIWAAGVTYIRSKVAREEESEQGGSFYDLVYSADRPELFFKATADRAVGHQAPIRVRSDTKWSVPEPELALVLDDTLRLVGLSIGNDVSARDIEGRNPLYLPQAKVYAGSCSLGPTVTLFSSLSNPSDLSITLDIHRNGSSVFSGTTSTSQLARSFDDLIHWLGLDQSFPDGVVLLTGTGIVPPDEFTLHPGDVVRITIEGLGTLENTVAAR